AGGTAATGACCAGGACCACGCGGCACAGTGGCGCGTCTTCTACTCTCCAGCAATAGCCGACACTAATCTCCATCACACACAGCTCCCACCAGACACAAGCGCCGacaacataacctcaatctTTGCGCTATCGctctctgctcctcctcctcctcctgctgctgctgctgctgctgcacgtctGCACGAATTAACCTAACCATCAGACACCGTCATCGGCCGGCACTCGCTCTTCCCTCCCGCTTCCTTTTTATTTGCTAGATTAAGGCACTGCTGCACCTGCTTCCCTTGCGGGGTCTAATTATATCGAAACGGTTTCACGGTCCTCTTCTCGGACGCGCCTCGGCCGCGGCTTTCACAGGTTTCACGAATGCGTGGCACGAGACGAGCAGTTGGCGGacgtaccagcaacagcaacagcaacaacaacaacaacaatggtcAGAACCGTACTTCGATCTGGCCGTGTCGCGCAATGTGACGGTGCGCGAGGGAGAGACCGCATTCCTGGCGTGCCGCGTCGAGAACCTGGCCCAGCACACCATCTCCTGGGTGCGTCACCATGACCTGCACATACTGGCGATCAACGCGGACACCTTCATCAGTGACGAGCGGTTCCGGGCACTGCACAACCCGCAGACGGCCGAGTGGACACTCAAGATCCGCCGGACGCGCCGAAAGGATACCGGCATCTACGAGTGCCAGATATCGACCATGCCGGTCAAGAGCCTGCAGCTCTACCTCATTGTACTCGGTAAGCTCGGTCCCGGTACGGTCCCCGTGCGGTACCGATTAAACCACGGTCacgaaacattaatttttattaatttatcacGATGCACCTCCGCTGTACCGCATCTTGCCCGCctgctcaccatcatcatcatcattaaccgcgaatgaaaaataataaacccccgggggaatcactattctattttttgtttttggtataCCACCGTGGTTGTGTGTACGAGTGCGAATAAACACAATCAATCCTTAATAGCACCTGTGGTATGGTGACCACGCTCATAAATACGCCCGTCGCTGGCGTTTCGCTAAATCAGGTGGGGAGGGCATAACCATCGTCGACCGagcaccgatgcaccgatgccaACGATCATTGCATTCGTCATGCACCGCGAACGCAAATAAGCAAACCGCAGCGGGGCGCCATGGCAACCGTTTGGCGTTTTGCTGGCGTCGTAACAGACAGCGACGAGCTGTCGACTGGTCTGCGAAACGTTTTGAGCCCCTGTACCGCAACATTTGCCCCAACAAGTAGTGGCCACCGCGTACGCAATGCAAATGCTGACACGCATGGTGGTCCGGAACCATGAGCGAGTGGTCCGTAAAATCCCCCTTCGCGGGCCAAACTTCGAAGAAAATGCAATGCACTGAtgcccgtgctgctgctgatcatttGGCTTTCTGCTGTAAATCAGCAGCTAACAATGGTCGTAGCCCGCGTAGAAGTCACTTCAAGGCAAGCGACTGAATAAACAATAACTGCGACTGCGTCCGTGACCGGtggccgtcggtcggtggcgtgGCTACAGATATGCTTCTGGCGCCCGACAACCGGATGCAATTTTGTAAAATGCAAATCCAACATCTATTTGAGCAAGTGGAGGGTTTGCGTCGGACTATCGAAGCGAAtgcgccgctggtggtggtgtactcCGGTTTGTTGATTCGGTAAATATAATTGAAACAAAGGCGAATCGGATCGATTCTTGCTGTCGACCGGAGCCATCCGACGGTATATTGGTTCGTCTTTGGCCTTAGTATGGTTCGCCCGGGGGCTGCCTTTTAGTTTCGCATTCATATGTGGCTATAACTGTAGCTGGCAGCTGCCTGGTGGTTGAAAGGTCGATTGGCTTTGATAATAAATAGCTCACCATACTCACCTGAAAACGATtctaaattcaaattaattttcaaaagtTCTGTGGTTGAACGGAGAAGGAAGCTGTATTTATAAACTCTCGTTTAATGAATCTCGTAGTCACTAATTATCTCGTGGAAAGTCGTGTCGTGTGTATGACGTCAAAGGTTGAAATATAGAAGCCAAATATATGCAACTTCCCGCACTCCCAACAGGTAGCTTGGGCAGACGGTACAATACAACATCCGCCCCTGTCGTCTACCGTCACAATAACAAACTTTGTCCATCAAGCGAATGTTGTTCGTGTAGCCAGCGAAAGCCAAACAACCAGCTTCCGTTGCGAGCCGATCGAGAGTCTTTCTGGTGTGCAGACCACAATGGTTCGAGGAGAAACGGATGATGTTGTCTGGATCTGCACCGCGTCCGCGTGCAGATCCGGACGGAACACGAAAATCAACTCGTCCTCGTTGTGCCCTCGTCGGTGTCCTTTGACATTTATTTTGACACTCACCGCTTTATAAATGCGGTGTTCTGACTTATTAAACGGTTAATTTACATCTTCGctgacacacacgcgagcgtaGCGCAGGaactattgctgttgctgctgctgctgctgctgcgaggaaGCAAAACCCGAGCGTCGGTCGGACAGCAATGACGCCCACGGTGACGCTCCAAGAGAGTGTTTCTATACTCCCAGGAGGGAagacggtgccggtgatggtcCGCACGGTCCAATAAATTATTGCTCACTTAATATTTCACCAGGGCCGTTTCGTTTGTCAACACGCGGGGGACCTATACGCCACGCACGCCACAAACGCCACTGAACGACTTAACGAGGAGCCAAATAGCTCAATGGAGTGTGATACTTGTGtcacttttgctttccattcccATCTATTTTAAATTTCACAAATCTTGCACAGCTTGAAGCGGAGCGGTTAGGGTCGAGGGGCCTGGCCACAAGGGGCCAAGGTGTTGCCCCAAGGCATCGATCACACTAACACGTGATTGCGTTCGGTGATTATCGTGAATCTGATTATCATACCATGcgtccatctctctctctctctcttccccctaCGCTTCCCTTCTCCAGATGAGTCGGAGCTTGTTAGACGACAGGACGACATACTATACGACATTCCGCCCTCTTCCGGTGAGCTGGAGGGGAAGAAATCCGGAGACGTCTACAATCGGATGTACGGGGACCGTGTGAATGGTAAGTTGGGCCTCGTTCGCGTTGCCTTTGTGCCACTTGGGGCCAGTTTGCCGATAACTATTAGAGCGTTTAGATTATCTATTTCTAGCGGCAACGACGCAGATCCTCGAGGGTTCGATCGTTTACGGTTACAAGGGTCATAACGTGAATCTCACCTGCATCGTCAATCACAACTATGACCGGCGGCCCAGTCACATTATCTGGTACCATCGAAACGATGTAAGTTACTTATGGGGAGCGGCGAAGAGGCAACGGGTTCTCTCTCACAAGTTGGCATAAATCGTTCGTTCCAGATCGTTGCATACGAGTCGCTGCGAAAACGGGAACGATCGCCTCTGAACAGCATCACCTCGTACCATCTGATACGGAACGCGGAGTTCGATGATGCCGGAAATTATACCTGCGCACCGGAGCTCTACACCACCGCCAGTACGATCGTGCATATTTTGGACGGTAAGAAAGCTGCACCGATTCCGCGTCTGATCGCTAGGCAAAGGGCTAACGAGCGTTTTCATTCCAGGAGAGGAAGTACAGGAGTCTAATGGTGGTCGGGTTAGTGGTGCGATAAGTGGTACCGCGCAGTTGCTGTACGGAGTGCTCATTTCACTCAGCATAATCTACAACCATCGTGACAGAATGAGTTAGAAATGCGAAGCAATGATGAAGAGCGGAAGCATGCATTGTACATACtgtaaataaaattattataaaCCGCATCGCGTTGCGTTCAAGTTCTTACCTGATGTGGGCGACACAGACCCGTTTTTGTGTAAATTACAGAATAAGTGGAAAGAAAGCATATATCTGATGCAAGAGAGTCAACCACATGATCGAAATCATCATTCTTTGGCAGCATAATTCTAAAGATGTGTTAATTCTTGGCGAGAACAAGGATTAATGCCgataaattcaaaaaaatCCAAGCGATCACATGGCTACGAAACGGCCGGTTCGAACCAGTTCAAATTCACTCCCAAACCCCTGCAGTATAAACTAGTCGACATCGAAACGGGCTACAACCCTGtcgttgttttggctttgaggttaggttgagATTGTTGAGGTTTTTGCGGGAAAtttctatatttttttaaacgattttcgTAAATTTAGTGATAAAGATTAGATAAAGATAATAGCAAATTCAAACCATCTGCAACTTCCGCAGTCGTTCCCGCTGGAAATCTGCTGTCGAAATTTAGGAGGCTCGGAAAGAAAACCGTTAGATACCGGCAAGTTTTAAGGTTCTTGATTCTGCAAGGAGCTGTTGCATTAACGATCGAAATCTTCTCGCAGAAATTCAGTAACGGATAGGCTTTTAATCCTCCAAATGGACCGGCAAGATTCTACCTAACCGGAACGCCTGTATCTGTTTAGTAAGTATCTTACGtagtggaaaaaaaagtttgtttaCGAATCCTAGCAACCGGCGAATCACTTCGCCGTGTCATTGCAAAGAATTTTTCCTCGATTTTGTGAAGTGGTATCGTAAGGATCTTATCGACTTTTCAGCCCGCAACACAATGGATTCGGTGCAGATGATCTCACACATCGAGAAATCGCTCAACTACTCGGTGTACGACGTGAAATGGATTCCCTGCACGGCCAAGTTCGTCGCGATcggatcgaaaccgaaaggcaCCGGAGCTCTACAGATCTTTGAACTCAACCGTGGAACTCTGGAGCTGGTGAAGGAGTCGGAAAAAGACAAATCGCTCAAATGTTGCTCGTTCGGAGCTTCGAAACTCCGTGCGGCACACCTTGCCGTGGGTGATTTCGCCGGCAAACTTTCCCTCTTCGACCTCGAAAGGTTGGACGCACCGCTGTATGAAGTGGAGGCGCACGAGGGGATCATCAACTCGCTGGATGCGATCGGTGGTTCGACGATCAACTGTGGAGCCCCGGAGATTGTAACAGGTGGGCGCGATGGATCGGTCAAGGTATGGGATCCTCGGCAACGCGATTCACCGGTCGCACACATCAGTCCGGCTACCGCGGATCCAAGTGAGCGACGAGACTGCTGGGCCGTCGGTTTTGGCGATTCACACAACACCGTCGAGCGGAGCGTTTGTAGCGGATACGATAATGGTGATCTGAAGCTGGTAGATCTGCGCAATTTGCGGCTACGGTGGGAAACGAATGTAAAGAATGGAGTCTGTTCGTTAGAGTTTGATCGGAAGGACATTCCCATGAACAAACTGGCCGTTACGACGCTAGAAGGCGGTTTGCATGTCTTCGATATGCGTACCCAGCACTCCCAGAAAGGATTCTCGTCCGTGCGCGAGAAGACGGTTGGCCAAGCGCTCGGCACCAACGGAGTCATTAGTGGCGCCAAATCGACGGTCTGGACGGTGAAGCATCTACCTCAAAATCGAGACATTTTCGTAACTGGCGGCGGGTCCGGCAATGTGCGAATATGGCTTTAGTGAGTAATGGGATGAGTGATTTGTCCTCAGTTGGTCACTTGATTGAAAACCATGGATCTCTTTCATTTACAGTCACTATCCGGAAAAGCGCAGCCATGATCACACGGATGGCGAGAAGCTGGGTGTCGCCGGGACACTAGAGATGTTGCATGCCACGACCATTTCTACGCAGCCGGTTCACACCTTTGACTGGAGCCCAGATCGTCAGGGATTGGCTGTTTGCGGATCGTTCGATCAAACAGTGCGCGTACTGATAACTACCAATCTTAATCTACATTAACTCGCCTCAGTGCCTGCCGATGCGgcataaatttattttaatgttaATATACGCAAAAATGACTCTTCCTTTCATCGATTTATTTTACCTCCATAGCGCTTTTCAACTCAACTGTGAGCTTATTCACTAGTTCCTCGAGTTGAGCCAACGGTTCACTACACGTCGGCCAATCTTCCGACTTTGCCGACCGAAGGCAGCCTTGTCCTGTAAGCCTTGCCGACGAAAGCTGCGAACGTAGCGACACGAAACGTTCCGCTTCATTCTTCCCATCCAAGAAGGCACGCAAGCTGTACTCGCAAAGATCCACACAAAGAGTGACGATGGTGAGGCAGCTTTCGGCGGCCTTCGACCATTGACTGTTCGATTGAGTATAACCGCGGTACGCGTTCTGTAGCTTCTGGCAACGCTTCAACAGATCCGTATCCTCCAACTCGGCAGCCAGCGCATACAGATACCCGTTGTTGGTGCGCTGAGCACAGGCATGCCCGAGGAGCTTGATCGCTTTCTTCCGTAACCGACTGCACGGTTGACCATCCGCCTCGTTCTCTCCGGTGACAATAGCACGGACTATCAGATCCAGAACCTGCTGATCATAGTACTTGTCCTTCAACTCCATCAACCGCTCGTACGCATTCAGTGCATCTTCATAATTGCGCGTATCAACGCTCACCAGCAGATAGTTCTCCCAAACCATCCAATTGTTGTAGTTACACTTGAGTGCCTCCTGAAGAATTTTATGTGCCCTGTTCTTTTCTCCCAGCTTAATGTACGCTTTGGCCAGATTGTTCCACGACTCAAATCCATGGCTCTCGAGGGAGGTATAGAGACGGTAGGCATGTGCTGCCTCTTCCCAGTTTTCCAGCTGCAATGCCGCGTATCCTAGACGCAGCAGGGTCGGTTCTTGCAAGCTGTTgatctcgatcgattgtcGCAAGTGTTTGATCGCCGTTGCATAGTCCTTACGGGCAAAATAGTAGTTTCCCCAGTGACGTTGTGCCCGGGCACTCGTCTCACCGGACAGTTCCCAAGCGGCCCGATAGCACTCGACGTCATCCGTTGCATCGCCGAGCATACAGTAGAGCCGAACTGATGGACCGTGCTGTTCCATCAGCTGCTTGATGATGGTAGCCGCTTTGTGACGCAGTTCCAAAACCGTGTAACAGTCGATAACATTTTCCCAGCTTTCGACGCTGAGGTACACATCGAGAGCACCTTTAATCATGCCCAGCGAGACCATCACATCGGCTAGCTTCACCTTCATCTCCCAGTAGGGTATCAGCCAGGAACTGAACGCCATGGAGAGACGATCGACAGCACTGATCGCTAGTGTTTTGTCGCTTCCATTGCCATCGATCAGCTGAACGAGCTCTTCCAGCTGTctcaacgatcgatcgacagttCGTTTATGGGTGCACTCGTTCGCAGCATTAAGGTACAGGACGGCTACACGTGTTGCCCACGGACCGTGGCACTGATAGACTAGGGCCGTTATATACGCATTCAGTTCTTCCATCGTCAGTTGCTCTTTCGGTTGGGAAACGTAAAGAAACTTCCTGAAAACCagacaaaatgaaaatttataatCCGAAACAGCCCCATGCGCCCGTTCCCGGAGCTTACTTACAATTTAGCCAACACGATATTTTGTATCAGAGCAGGTAGCTGGACATCTTCGTTCTCGGATTCATTCAAAAATTTAATCTTATCCAGCCTCACCTCATCATCGAGCTTAAGAATCGTAGGGAGCACCACGTGGCCGTGTGTAAGCGATGCTGCGAGCAATCCCAGTTCATCATGTCCATTCGCCCTTAATGTCAGTTGTGGAAGCGGATTCTGCTGAAACTTGGTACGTACACCCAGCAATCCTTCCACGGATATCTTCACATCCGACCACGTTTCAACCTTGGTCGCCCAGTATTCCGATTTTGTAATTCGTTTGAACTGCACGTACCCGAGCAGGATCTCCAAAGCGAGCTCGATCTTCACGCCCAATTCATGAGATCCTTGCTCTAGATATGTTTCGAGGACAACGGCGTTCTCATTGAACAGCTCATACAGTCCGTGTGCGAGATCGTCGATACAACGCTGGTGAGTGAGCAGATATCGCTGATACCATACTCGGGTATTAAGCTCATCCCGTGTGCTTCGCTTATCGACGATGAGGGCATGGAAGATCCTTTTGCAGACCAGCAAACAATCAGGTCGCTCCACATTCACATTCAACTCTTCACCATCCACCGTAAGCTGTTGGAGCAGCTCGACATTCTTCGGGGCGTTATCGGTCGGGGTATATCGAGGTCCGAGAAAATTCTTTTCCACAAAAGCCAACAGTGCAGCGATGGCCAGATGTAGCAGCTCCCTTTCAGTGGCCTCAGTTTTGTTGGCATCCTTCTCAAGAACGTCCTGGAATGTCCCGGATCCTATCGCAGCAGCCCAATCGGCCAGCTGGAGTTGCTGATAGAAACGGCTTGCACGATCTGCAATTCGCGAGAGAAGCGATCTTATTCTAGGCCAGAAATCCCGCGATAGTGCTTACCTTCATCGGATGGAGGTTCTAGACCGAAAATACGAGTTTGCATCGTGTATTATCAATAAAACTACGGAATAACGTGGTGCGGAAAATTCCGGAGCACGCGgcgttttgaaaaatgtttttgttaaaaatgaCACAAGAATCTCAGTGTTGCCAGTTGAAATTCCGGTTAATTTGGTATTTTTcgataaaataattaaacgaAAATTACAGATTAATCTCGCGATATCGACATAGATAGGCCGTTCCTAAAAAGTAATAAAAGTTCCacaaaaaatccaaaagatTTTTTACTGTGAAGtgggcatgtgtgtgcgtttgtgcgtgcgtcAATTCGTGGCAGAACAACAATATTTTTCATCGCAATTTTTTGGAAATTCTCAATCTTCCTCATCAACCAAGGTTCGGCCGATTTCAGAATTCCGCTCAAGCATTAGTTGTCCCGAGATTAAACATTTGCGAGGGGAAAACGGTATAATAATCTGCAACAATTCTTGCTTTTTGCTTGTATTCCCCGTTCCAGCGAGATGGAAGAATCTGGCGATCCATCAAATGGAGCCGGTAAGGACGAAGAGCTGGGCGATTCATCGCCACCGAAAAAATCCCGTTCCGAGCAGGCCAGCCAGACAACCGCCCAGCCCGAGACTCCGTCAACATCGTCCGGTACAACAAGTGCCCGGTCCCCGAAAAGGTAACTTTCATCCGTATCCACCGTCGGTTCTTTGGTTAATTGCGATTTATCTTTATTCATTAAGCGAACCGTCCGCCGTACCTAAAGCTAATGATGAAGGAACACAGAACGAAGGGGAACCGACTGCTGATAACGCCTCGACACCGGAGGCAGAAGTTGCAGATCCTGCCCTTGCCAGGTCGGGTCCTACGGCACGCTCCAGATCCCCGTATTGGAGTCGCCAGGAAACGTTACAGTTTTTAATTCGGGATGTCATGGACCAACATATGGATAACGAGGAgtcggaggaggtggaggaatcCGATGATGATTCTGTGCAGCATAATGAGGGGCCTCTTTCCCCGAACCGATCCAGCAGTGGTTCCGACAGCTCTTCCATCCTGTCTTCCGACACAGATACGACGTCATCATCTGGGCAATCCGAATCGCCGTACCGTGGAGAGGGTTCCAACGAATCACTTACACGATCATCGAGGTAATATCACATGCATCCTCATTCGTGTTGCGCAGTTTGTAGCTATTTTGATTGTACATTTTGCAGTTCATCACCGGATAGAGATCATGGTGTGGTAGAGCCCACTACAGTAGCCAGCGTTCCGTAAGTAGAAATGCTCGGTTATCCAGTGGATCGAGCCCCAAATTACTCCTTTTGCTGGGCCATTCTAGCAAGGGAAGGAACTTCGTAAAAGACCTAGAGGAACGGCAACGCTGCGGTGTAGCATTTCGGGCAACGGAAGCAAATCGCAGCTACAGTGCCAGGCTCTTTGAGCGCCGCATCTACTCGTCGCTGTACGTCGCGAAACACCTCGCGCTATCGCATCGGTTGCGCGGCCATAGGGGCTGCGTGAACAGTTTAAATTTTAACGCGGACGGGACCCTGCTAGCGAGTGGGTCCGACGATTTGCGACTTAAATTGTGGCAGTGGCCAACGGGGAAGCTACTGCACACTGTCCAAACCGGCCATCGGCAGAACGTGTTTCAAACAAAGTTCGTTGACAACGGTTGTAAGATGCGGCAAAACCTGGAAATCCTTACGACGGGTCGCGATGGTCAGGTGCGTTACGTGCTGATCGATAACTCCGGAAAGGCGAACATCGATTTGCTGTTCAAGTGCAACCGGCCCATCCACAAGATAGCTATTCCGGTCAACACACCGAGCTCGTTCGTTACCGCCGGCGAAGATGGTAAGGTGCGGATGTGTGATCTACGCcaggggaaaatggaaaccctGCTCGACGCATCGTTCCGTTTGTACAGCGTAGCGACGCATCCGTTGGATTCGCAGTTTTGCATCACTGGCAACGATGTGTCGGTGAGCGTGTATGATTTCCGGAATGTACGAGAACCCCTCAAGAGGCTACGAGGCCTTCGTAGAAAGGTAGCTAACGCTAACGGATGCCCATGTTCCGGTAGTGGTCTCAttcacttttcttcttccttcgatAGAAATCACATGCCAGCATAACGTCGGCAGTTTACAACCATATCGGCACGGAAATCGTGGCCAGCTATAGCGATGAGAATGTTTATCTATTCGACAACACAGAGAATGGACGAATAGTGAAACCGATCGGTTCCTTCAAAGATCATCGGTAGGTAGCCACCGTTAGCCCCCGACGCCTACTAGCTTGCTGATTCATTTTACATACCTTATAATCCCGACAGTAACATAAACACCATCAAAGGAATCAGCTTCTTCGGGCAGCAGTCGGAGTATATAGTAAGTGGCAGTGACTGTAGTTACACCTTCGTCTGGGACAAAAAGAGCCAAACGGTGGTCAACTGGTTGCGCACCGGTCCGCTCGATGTGGTCAATTGTATCGAGCCCCATCCAGAGTTTCCTATCATCGCTACGTCCGGACTATCACGGCATGTGATGGTGTGGGCACCGAAGGGACTGATCGATGGTCAAACCTTACCCCGCAGCAAACCTTCGGACCGCGAACGTGTACGGCTTTTTGGGCGCAGCATGTCACCGGGCTGGACGGGTGATATGTTAATGGATGCCTTCAACATACCTCCATCCGAAGAGAGCGACAGTGACAGTATGCGCTCGTACGATATGTCTTATAACTCCGACTACGATGGCATGAGTCCTACCCATCCCATATTCCAGTGTAATCCCTCCTAGAGACCCTCTCTTCCATTcaattctttttctttccactgGCCGTTTTTGTCAAACATGGATTCATTAAGCAGTCTGTTAagtcatgttttttttctgttttacttCTCCCGATCGTGCGATGCGGTGCAGCATATCGCGCAtaacagaaaaaataaatgatcaTATTTGTTGAAATATTGCTGCTTTATTATTATAGAAACCGACGAAAACGGATGCACCCTACCGTTAAAAGCCGTATTTGCTTTGCGTTTGGCGTCGCGATTGTCGGTTGAAGGCCCACATCGCTTCGAGCTCCTGAGCGTTTGCCTGGGCCTTGCTGGCCAGCTGCGTGATGTGTGATTTCTTCTTGCTGGTACACTTCCAATCCCCTACGAGATGGCCCGTCGGAACGTAACCCGTCTCATCTTGCAGCTGACGTCGCAGGAAGTCCTCTTTCGAGGGAACGATGTCGGCAGAGGTGATCTCGATCAAATCGACCTGCTCCACCCGTCCGCGTTTCGCTCGATTTCCACCGATCAGTGCGGCGAGGGCGTTCTCATTGGCGAGATCCTGTGAATCGGTTGCTGCCGATGGTAGCTGTTGGTTCATTGTGGATTGTTGTGCTGCATAATCCTCCTCGGGGCTTGGTTCCGGCTCCGTGTACTTGCGTACCGTTTCCGCAATCTTGGCCGCCTTTTTGGCCACCATTGCCGTGATCTCGTTCGCACTGACCGTCGGTAGGGCATCGACTTtgttgaaggaaaagaaatcgttatcaccatcgtcctcgtcttcgCTGGATTCCGCTTTCGGTCGTTTTTGAGAGCCGGATGCAGGCGGTTGGTCCACTGGTCGAGTGGTGGTCTGTTTCGTCACACTCGCCGGAACGCTACGTGGTCGATTAGCGACAGAATCCGGTACGAGCCGCTTCAAGAACGATGGGCCAGCAGCTTCCGCTGTAGAAgagcctgttgctgctgttgctggtttcgatgacgacggtgcgaACAGAGCCGTCCTCGGTTTAGGCAATAAATTTAGCAAGCTAGTCGCTGCTTTGGGTAACGCTGCACCTATCGTAACTTTGCTCTTCTTCGTTGCACTGCCTGCTTCATCGTCTTCAAAATCCTTCATGGAAGGGACCGTTATTTGTACCTTTCCGTTGCGTAGCTTTGCTTTCAGTGCGGACAGTTCTTTtggcgggggtggtggtggtgtgggcaGCGGCACATCCGCCGGAATGGCTTTTTTGTGCAGGAACTCGTCATCTTCCTCCACTTCATCCAgctcgttgttggtggcttgTTTTGGCGCGGGAAGAGGCAAAAGCGGGTTCGCTGCCACATCCTGCAGCACATCGGACTCTACTGTtgctttcggtggttcggATGTGGTTTTGGAAGTTCCGCTGGGAATGGGCCGTGATTCTTGTTCCGTTTGTTCATCGTCAGACTCCTCGGCACTGCTGTAATCGTACGAAACCAGCGACATTTTTTGCGTTGAACGAGCACAAAAATTCCGCGTAAACAAAGCAGTTGACAGCTGCCCCCGTCCTCTCCTCCGCACCGAGCACTGTTCAAATTATTTGTTCGAAATTCGGTTTTATTCCTTTAAATTAAACTTAATAAAGATCGGTAAAtggcataaaacataaaactaacGGCGCACGAGTGCAATCCATACGTTAATGGTTAACGC
This sequence is a window from Anopheles darlingi chromosome 3, idAnoDarlMG_H_01, whole genome shotgun sequence. Protein-coding genes within it:
- the LOC125954480 gene encoding uncharacterized protein LOC125954480 isoform X2 → MVSVMLARSQPPHTMLLLPPLLLVFALGFTNAWHETSSWRTYQQQQQQQQQQQWSEPYFDLAVSRNVTVREGETAFLACRVENLAQHTISWVRHHDLHILAINADTFISDERFRALHNPQTAEWTLKIRRTRRKDTGIYECQISTMPVKSLQLYLIVLDESELVRRQDDILYDIPPSSGELEGKKSGDVYNRMYGDRVNAATTQILEGSIVYGYKGHNVNLTCIVNHNYDRRPSHIIWYHRNDIVAYESLRKRERSPLNSITSYHLIRNAEFDDAGNYTCAPELYTTASTIVHILDGEEVQESNGGRVSGAISGTAQLLYGVLISLSIIYNHRDRMS
- the LOC125954480 gene encoding uncharacterized protein LOC125954480 isoform X1, translated to MVSVMLARSQPPHTMLLLPPLLLVFALGFTNAWHETSSWRTYQQQQQQQQQQQWSEPYFDLAVSRNVTVREGETAFLACRVENLAQHTISWVRHHDLHILAINADTFISDERFRALHNPQTAEWTLKIRRTRRKDTGIYECQISTMPVKSLQLYLIVLDESELVRRQDDILYDIPPSSGELEGKKSGDVYNRMYGDRVNDYLFLAATTQILEGSIVYGYKGHNVNLTCIVNHNYDRRPSHIIWYHRNDIVAYESLRKRERSPLNSITSYHLIRNAEFDDAGNYTCAPELYTTASTIVHILDGEEVQESNGGRVSGAISGTAQLLYGVLISLSIIYNHRDRMS
- the LOC125954478 gene encoding dynein axonemal assembly factor 10, which translates into the protein MDSVQMISHIEKSLNYSVYDVKWIPCTAKFVAIGSKPKGTGALQIFELNRGTLELVKESEKDKSLKCCSFGASKLRAAHLAVGDFAGKLSLFDLERLDAPLYEVEAHEGIINSLDAIGGSTINCGAPEIVTGGRDGSVKVWDPRQRDSPVAHISPATADPSERRDCWAVGFGDSHNTVERSVCSGYDNGDLKLVDLRNLRLRWETNVKNGVCSLEFDRKDIPMNKLAVTTLEGGLHVFDMRTQHSQKGFSSVREKTVGQALGTNGVISGAKSTVWTVKHLPQNRDIFVTGGGSGNVRIWLYHYPEKRSHDHTDGEKLGVAGTLEMLHATTISTQPVHTFDWSPDRQGLAVCGSFDQTVRVLITTNLNLH
- the LOC125954427 gene encoding tetratricopeptide repeat protein 27, with the protein product MQTRIFGLEPPSDEDRASRFYQQLQLADWAAAIGSGTFQDVLEKDANKTEATERELLHLAIAALLAFVEKNFLGPRYTPTDNAPKNVELLQQLTVDGEELNVNVERPDCLLVCKRIFHALIVDKRSTRDELNTRVWYQRYLLTHQRCIDDLAHGLYELFNENAVVLETYLEQGSHELGVKIELALEILLGYVQFKRITKSEYWATKVETWSDVKISVEGLLGVRTKFQQNPLPQLTLRANGHDELGLLAASLTHGHVVLPTILKLDDEVRLDKIKFLNESENEDVQLPALIQNIVLAKLKFLYVSQPKEQLTMEELNAYITALVYQCHGPWATRVAVLYLNAANECTHKRTVDRSLRQLEELVQLIDGNGSDKTLAISAVDRLSMAFSSWLIPYWEMKVKLADVMVSLGMIKGALDVYLSVESWENVIDCYTVLELRHKAATIIKQLMEQHGPSVRLYCMLGDATDDVECYRAAWELSGETSARAQRHWGNYYFARKDYATAIKHLRQSIEINSLQEPTLLRLGYAALQLENWEEAAHAYRLYTSLESHGFESWNNLAKAYIKLGEKNRAHKILQEALKCNYNNWMVWENYLLVSVDTRNYEDALNAYERLMELKDKYYDQQVLDLIVRAIVTGENEADGQPCSRLRKKAIKLLGHACAQRTNNGYLYALAAELEDTDLLKRCQKLQNAYRGYTQSNSQWSKAAESCLTIVTLCVDLCEYSLRAFLDGKNEAERFVSLRSQLSSARLTGQGCLRSAKSEDWPTCSEPLAQLEELVNKLTVELKSAMEVK
- the LOC125954437 gene encoding DDB1- and CUL4-associated factor 8-like, which translates into the protein MEESGDPSNGAGKDEELGDSSPPKKSRSEQASQTTAQPETPSTSSGTTSARSPKSEPSAVPKANDEGTQNEGEPTADNASTPEAEVADPALARSGPTARSRSPYWSRQETLQFLIRDVMDQHMDNEESEEVEESDDDSVQHNEGPLSPNRSSSGSDSSSILSSDTDTTSSSGQSESPYRGEGSNESLTRSSSSSPDRDHGVVEPTTVASVPKGRNFVKDLEERQRCGVAFRATEANRSYSARLFERRIYSSLYVAKHLALSHRLRGHRGCVNSLNFNADGTLLASGSDDLRLKLWQWPTGKLLHTVQTGHRQNVFQTKFVDNGCKMRQNLEILTTGRDGQVRYVLIDNSGKANIDLLFKCNRPIHKIAIPVNTPSSFVTAGEDGKVRMCDLRQGKMETLLDASFRLYSVATHPLDSQFCITGNDVSVSVYDFRNVREPLKRLRGLRRKKSHASITSAVYNHIGTEIVASYSDENVYLFDNTENGRIVKPIGSFKDHRNINTIKGISFFGQQSEYIVSGSDCSYTFVWDKKSQTVVNWLRTGPLDVVNCIEPHPEFPIIATSGLSRHVMVWAPKGLIDGQTLPRSKPSDRERVRLFGRSMSPGWTGDMLMDAFNIPPSEESDSDSMRSYDMSYNSDYDGMSPTHPIFQCNPS